Proteins found in one Hoplias malabaricus isolate fHopMal1 chromosome 17, fHopMal1.hap1, whole genome shotgun sequence genomic segment:
- the cul4b gene encoding cullin-4B, protein MFPTGLPSPNPPPPSQEPRASDVRSDSGLTSPKKRKLQSAEREEPESVPSSPRAAISQPLSAASSQHIQKKLRFEEPLDLLGLGLDVKMADSDSPSASCSKAKSALLAAGVSHHANGLTKSAASATFSNSKPGAAKKLVIKNFKEKPKLPENYTHETWQKLKEAVEAIQNSTSIKYNLEELYQAVENLCSHKISAKLYKQLRAVCEDHIKAQIDQFREDSLDSVLFLKKIDKCWQDHCRQMIMIRSIFLFLDRTYVLQNSMLPSIWDMGLELFRFYIISDLKVQSKTIDGILLLIERERSGEAIDRSLLRSLLSMLSDLQIYQDSFEQRFLEETNRLYAAEGQRLMQEREVPEYLHHVNKRLEEEADRVITYLDQSTQKPLIATVEKQLLGEHLTATLQKGLNHLLDENRIQDLSLLYQLFSRVRGGVQVLLQHWIEYIKAFGSTIVINPEKDKTMVQELLDFKDKVDSIIDVCFMKNEKFVNAMKEAFETFINKRPNKPAELIAKYVDSKLRAGNKEATDEELEKMLDKIMIIFRFIYGKDVFEAFYKKDLAKRLLVGKSASVDAEKSMLSKLKHECGAAFTSKLEGMFKDMELSKDIMVQFKQYMQCQNIPGNIELTVNILTMGYWPTYIPMEVHLPPEMVRLQEIFKTFYLGKHSGRKLQWQSTLGHCVLKAEFKEGKKELQVSLFQTLVLLMFNEGEEFSLEEIKLATGIEDSELRRTLQSLACGKARVLTKTPKSKDVEDGDKFSCNDDFKHKLFRIKINQIQMKETVEEQASTTERVFQDRQYQIDAAIVRIMKMRKTLSHNLLMSEVYNQLKFPVKPADLKKRIESLIDRDYMERDKENPNQYNYVA, encoded by the exons atgtttccaACAGGTTTACCTTCCCCTAATCCCCCACCGCCGAGCCAAGAGCCCAGAGCCTCGGATGTCCGCAGCGACAGCGGCTTAACGTCGCCCAAGAAAAGGAAGCTTCAGAGCGCGGAGAGAGAAGAGCCCGAGTCCGTTCCGTCCTCCCCCAGAGCCGCCATCTCTCAGCCGCTCTCCGCCGCCTCCTCGCAGCACATCCAGAAAAAACTGAGGTTCGAGGAGCCGCTGGATTTGCTGGGGCTGGGGCTGGATGTGAAGATGGCCGACTCCGACTCTCCCTCGGCCTCCTGCTCCAAGGCCAAAAGCGCGCTGCTTGCCGCCGGGGTCTCGCACCACGCCAACGGCCTCACAAAGAGCGCTGCCTCGGCCACCTTCTCCAACAGCAAACCGGGCGCCGCCAAGAAACTCGTCATCAAAAATTTTAAAG aaaagcCAAAGTTACCAGAAAATTACACACATGAAACCTGGCAGAAGTTAAAAGAAGCAGTCGAGGCCATACAAAACAGCACTTCTATAAAGTACAATCTGGAGGAACTCTATCAG gcTGTCGAGAATCTCTGCTCCCATAAGATCTCTGCCAAGCTTTATAAGCAGCTGAGAGCTGTTTGCGAAGACCACATCAAGGCACAAATTGATCAGTTCAGAGA GGACTCATTAGACAGTGTTCTTTTCTTGAAGAAGATAGATAAATGTTGGCAAGATCACTGCAGACAAATG ATAATGATTAGgagtatatttttgtttttggatcGCACGTATGTTTTACAAAATTCAATGCTGCCATCAATTTG GGACATGGGATTAGAGTTGTTTCGTTTCTACATCATCAGTGATTTAAAAGTTCAGAGTAAGACGATTGATGGGATTCTGCTGCTGATTGAGAGAGAGCGTAGTGGAGAGGCAATAGACCGCAGTCTTCTGAGGAGTTTACTGAGCATGCTCTCTGATTTGCAG ATCTATCAAGATTCATTTGAGCAGCGTTTTCTGGAGGAGACAAATCGACTGTATGCTGCAGAAGGACAGAGGCTGATGCAAGAAAGAGAG GTTCCAGAGTATCTTCATCATGTGAACAAACGCTTGGAGGAGGAAGCAGACAGAGTCATCACATACTTGGACCAGAGCACACA gaaACCCCTCATTGCCACTGTGGAAAAGCAGTTACTTGGTGAACACCTAACTGCAACACTTCAGAAAG GCTTGAATCACCTCTTGGATGAGAACCGTATCCAGGACTTGTCTCTGCTGTATCAACTGTTCAGTCGTGTTAGAGGAGGAGTGCAAGTTCTCCTGCAGCACTGGATTGAGTACATTAAG GCCTTTGGCAGCACAATAGTGATCAATCCTGAGAAAGACAAGACAATGGTGCAAGAACTGCTGGATTTTAAAGACAAAGTGGACTCCATCATCGATGTGTGCTTCATGAAGAATGAAAAATTTGTAAATGCTATGAAAGAAGCCTTTGAAACTTTCATCAACAAGCGGCCGAACAAACCTGCAGAGCTTATAG CAAAATATGTTGATTCGAAGCTAAGGGCGGGAAACAAAGAAGCCACTGATGAGGAACTCGAAAAAATGCTGGACAAGATTATGATCATATTCAGGTTCATTTATG GTAAAGACGTCTTTGAAGCCTTCTATAAGAAAGATCTGGCAAAGAGGTTGCTGGTGGGAAAAAGTGCCTCTGTAGATGCTGAGAAGTCAATGCTGTCAAAACTAAAACATG aaTGTGGAGCTGCATTTACAAGTAAATTGGAAGGAATGTTTAAGGACATGGAGCTTTCGAAAGACATCATGGTGCAATTCAAACAG TACATGCAATGCCAAAACATCCCTGGTAATATAGAGCTGACTGTGAATATTCTTACTATGGGTTACTGGCCGACGTACATCCCCATGGAAGTACATCTCCCTCCAgag ATGGTCAGACTGCAGGAAATCTTCAAGACGTTTTATCTTGGGAAACACAGTGGAAGGAAACTACAGTGGCAGTCGACATTAGGACATTGTGTACTGAAAGCAGAATTCAAGGAG GGTAAGAAAGAGCTTCAGGTGTCACTTTTTCAGACATTAGTTCTGCTCATGTTTAATGAAGGGGAGGAATTTTCCTTGGAAGAGATAAAACTGGCTACAGGCATTG AGGACAGTGAACTTAGACGTACCTTGCAGTCCCTGGCCTGTGGAAAGGCACGAGTTCTCACAAAAACTCCGAAAAGCAAAGATGTAGAAGATGGAGACAAGTTTTCTTGCAACGACGATTTCAAACACAAGCTCTTCAGGATTAAGATCAACCAGATCCAAATGAAAGAAACT GTGGAAGAGCAAGCTAGCACTACAGAGAGAGTCTTCCAGGACCGGCAGTACCAAATAGATGCTGCCATCGTCAGGATTATGAAAATGAGAAAGACTTTGAGCCATAACCTCCTGAtgtctgaagtctacaaccagcTCAAGTTCCCCGTGAAG